The following coding sequences are from one Fibrobacter sp. UBA4297 window:
- a CDS encoding beta-ketoacyl synthase N-terminal-like domain-containing protein codes for MKRPVYINDFSLRCILGSDEAQVLDSLTNGKRGTFTTYDVAGVMRPAATIDPATLAPVPEKKFDNRVNRLSQATLSRIENTIRKAVEKFGADRVGVFLGSCDNGSEASMAALKCFKETGAFPEGYVLDYQRADFPVQFIAQSFGITGMISVHSTACASSASAFVSARNNLYAGNCDVAIVGGVDIASLSVILGFASLEAMSDKPTNPFSANRSGLTLGDAAVFFVITRNPNTDLCSAKCDGLKVVGFGESADADHITAPRADGEGAYQAMKAALSDAGLEASQIGYVNLHGTGTELNDAMESRAINRLFGEASHADVPVSSTKALTGHTLGAAGALELAFCCMALKNDVLPAHLFDGVVDPKLPPVHLVKPGETAKDLKYCMSNSFAFGGCNVSLIVENG; via the coding sequence ATGAAACGACCTGTGTACATTAATGATTTTAGCCTTCGTTGCATTTTAGGTAGCGACGAGGCTCAAGTTCTTGATTCGCTCACGAATGGCAAACGTGGGACTTTTACCACGTACGATGTTGCCGGTGTCATGCGCCCTGCGGCGACGATTGATCCTGCTACGCTTGCTCCTGTTCCTGAAAAAAAGTTTGATAACCGCGTGAACCGCTTATCGCAAGCTACGTTATCTAGAATTGAGAATACGATTCGCAAAGCGGTTGAAAAGTTCGGAGCTGACCGTGTGGGCGTTTTCTTGGGCTCCTGCGATAATGGTTCCGAAGCCTCGATGGCGGCGCTCAAGTGCTTTAAGGAAACAGGTGCATTCCCTGAAGGCTATGTCCTTGATTACCAACGTGCTGATTTTCCGGTGCAGTTTATTGCGCAAAGCTTTGGAATCACGGGGATGATTTCGGTACATTCTACGGCATGTGCGTCTAGTGCGAGTGCGTTTGTCTCGGCGCGTAATAATCTTTACGCAGGCAATTGCGATGTCGCGATTGTGGGCGGTGTCGATATTGCTTCGCTTTCGGTGATTCTTGGTTTTGCTTCGCTCGAAGCTATGAGCGATAAACCGACAAATCCTTTTAGCGCAAACCGTTCAGGCCTTACACTTGGCGATGCCGCAGTATTTTTTGTGATAACGCGCAATCCAAACACAGACCTTTGCTCTGCAAAATGCGACGGCTTGAAGGTTGTGGGGTTTGGTGAAAGTGCCGATGCCGACCACATTACGGCTCCGCGTGCCGATGGGGAAGGCGCTTATCAGGCTATGAAAGCCGCTCTTAGCGATGCTGGACTTGAAGCCTCTCAAATCGGTTATGTGAATTTGCATGGAACTGGTACTGAACTAAACGATGCTATGGAATCGCGAGCCATCAATCGTCTTTTCGGCGAAGCAAGTCACGCAGACGTCCCCGTTAGCTCGACGAAGGCTCTCACGGGGCATACGCTTGGTGCTGCCGGTGCATTGGAACTTGCTTTCTGTTGCATGGCTCTAAAAAATGATGTTCTCCCAGCGCATCTTTTTGATGGCGTCGTCGATCCGAAACTCCCGCCGGTTCATTTGGTAAAGCCTGGCGAGACTGCAAAAGACCTCAAATATTGCATGAGCAATTCTTTTGCATTCGGTGGTTGTAATGTGTCTTTGATTGTTGAAAATGGTTAG
- a CDS encoding adenine phosphoribosyltransferase — MKRIEDYIIAVPDFPKPGVLFRDITGILADPHGLKLTLDAFYKKLENIDFDVVVGLEARGFLFGVPIAEHFHKPFVPERKKGKLPRETVEVTYNLEYGTACMEVHKDAIKPGQRVVIVDDLLATGGTAKAAAHLVEKMGGKVECFAFVIELADLKGREVLDGYRVETLTKF, encoded by the coding sequence ATGAAACGTATTGAAGATTACATTATTGCGGTTCCGGATTTTCCAAAGCCGGGTGTTTTGTTTCGTGACATCACAGGAATTTTGGCGGACCCCCATGGATTAAAGCTCACCCTAGATGCATTTTACAAGAAACTTGAAAACATAGATTTTGATGTTGTTGTCGGGCTCGAAGCACGCGGATTTCTGTTTGGTGTTCCGATTGCAGAGCATTTCCACAAACCATTTGTCCCCGAGCGTAAGAAGGGGAAACTCCCCCGCGAAACCGTCGAGGTCACTTACAATCTCGAATACGGAACCGCCTGTATGGAAGTCCATAAGGATGCGATAAAGCCGGGGCAACGCGTGGTAATCGTTGATGACCTACTCGCCACTGGTGGCACTGCAAAAGCAGCCGCCCATCTCGTGGAGAAAATGGGCGGCAAGGTTGAATGCTTTGCATTTGTTATTGAACTAGCAGACCTTAAAGGTCGTGAAGTTCTTGACGGCTATCGTGTAGAAACGCTGACAAAGTTTTAA
- the fabG gene encoding 3-oxoacyl-ACP reductase FabG: protein MENEKSVLITGASGGIGLAIAEAVAKEGYTVVAHYNRNSASIDELAERIRANGGKIRTLQFNICDREQCKEVIEKDIAENGVYYGVVTNAGVCADAAFPAMTDEFWNKVLNTNLNGFYNVVHPIVLPMCRKRKGRIITISSVSGVIGNRGQVNYSASKAGLIGATKALATELASRNITVNSVAPGVIETEMIKDAPLDMILPTIPMKRVGKPEEVAATVVFLLSEGAAYITRQVISVNGGLA from the coding sequence ATGGAAAATGAAAAGTCAGTTTTGATTACGGGTGCAAGTGGCGGAATTGGTCTTGCCATTGCCGAAGCTGTAGCGAAAGAAGGCTACACAGTTGTTGCTCATTACAATAGAAATTCTGCTTCGATTGATGAACTTGCCGAACGCATCCGAGCCAATGGCGGTAAAATTCGTACATTGCAGTTCAATATTTGCGACCGTGAACAGTGCAAAGAAGTTATTGAAAAAGACATTGCCGAGAATGGCGTGTACTATGGCGTTGTGACAAATGCTGGTGTCTGTGCTGATGCCGCATTCCCGGCGATGACCGACGAATTTTGGAACAAAGTCTTGAATACAAACTTGAACGGTTTTTACAACGTCGTCCATCCAATTGTGTTGCCGATGTGCCGTAAGCGCAAAGGCCGCATTATTACGATTTCGTCTGTTTCTGGCGTGATTGGAAACCGCGGTCAGGTCAACTATAGCGCATCCAAGGCTGGCCTTATTGGCGCAACGAAAGCGCTTGCTACAGAACTTGCGAGCCGCAATATCACTGTGAATAGTGTGGCTCCAGGCGTCATCGAAACCGAAATGATCAAGGACGCTCCGCTCGATATGATTCTCCCGACAATCCCGATGAAGCGCGTGGGCAAACCCGAAGAAGTCGCAGCTACTGTCGTATTCCTTCTTTCTGAAGGCGCTGCGTACATTACGCGCCAGGTTATCTCCGTCAATGGAGGCTTGGCTTGA
- a CDS encoding beta-ketoacyl-ACP synthase, which produces MSRRVVVTGGSCVTSLGMELDEIFSELKSLKNHIVRMNDWDKYAQMNTRLAGPILYDLPEYPRKKIRGAGRVGVLAITSADKAMQMAGLAGEKELLKSGRVGVAYGSSMGSVRPLLDFVSMQNPPYNCANVSVTTYIQSMPQTCAVNVSLFFGLTGRLITTNTACTSGSLSIGYAYEAIKYGMQDVMIAGGAEELAATETAVFDTLFATSVKNSTPELTPAPYDRDRDGLVIGEGAGTLVLEEYEHAKARGAHIYAELVGFGHNTDGEHITQPKKDTMQRALELALKDAEISTDAIGYVNGHGTATHHGDIAESWATYNAFKQRAVAISSLKSYMGHTLGACGGIEAWLGINMMNRGWFSPNLNLKNVDPECAPLDYITGSGREIDTEYFMSNNFAFGGINTSLIFKRV; this is translated from the coding sequence TTGAGTCGTCGAGTTGTCGTTACCGGAGGCAGTTGCGTTACATCTTTAGGGATGGAACTTGATGAGATTTTTTCGGAACTCAAGTCTCTGAAAAATCACATCGTCCGCATGAATGATTGGGATAAGTACGCACAAATGAATACGCGCCTGGCAGGCCCGATTCTCTACGACTTGCCGGAATACCCGCGCAAAAAGATTCGTGGTGCAGGCCGTGTGGGCGTGCTTGCGATTACATCTGCGGATAAGGCAATGCAAATGGCGGGCCTTGCGGGTGAAAAGGAACTTCTCAAGTCTGGCCGTGTGGGCGTTGCCTACGGTTCTTCGATGGGGAGCGTGCGTCCGCTTTTGGATTTTGTCTCCATGCAGAATCCGCCGTACAACTGCGCAAACGTTTCTGTGACGACGTATATCCAGTCCATGCCGCAGACTTGCGCTGTGAACGTAAGCCTTTTCTTTGGCCTTACGGGGCGACTCATCACGACGAATACCGCTTGCACGAGTGGTAGCCTTTCCATCGGTTACGCTTATGAAGCCATCAAGTACGGTATGCAAGATGTGATGATTGCAGGCGGAGCCGAAGAGCTTGCCGCTACAGAAACGGCTGTATTTGACACGCTTTTTGCAACGAGCGTTAAAAATTCGACACCAGAACTTACGCCTGCTCCGTACGATCGCGACCGAGACGGCCTTGTTATTGGCGAGGGCGCGGGAACGCTTGTGCTCGAAGAATATGAGCATGCCAAAGCTCGTGGCGCACACATTTATGCAGAACTCGTCGGCTTTGGGCATAATACGGATGGTGAACACATTACGCAGCCCAAGAAAGATACGATGCAACGTGCGTTGGAATTGGCTTTGAAAGATGCCGAAATCTCGACGGATGCGATTGGCTATGTGAATGGCCACGGAACAGCAACGCACCATGGCGATATTGCCGAAAGCTGGGCGACATACAATGCCTTTAAGCAGCGTGCTGTGGCGATTTCTAGCCTTAAAAGCTACATGGGCCATACGCTTGGCGCATGCGGCGGTATCGAGGCCTGGCTTGGCATCAACATGATGAATCGCGGATGGTTTAGCCCGAATTTGAACTTGAAAAATGTGGACCCGGAATGCGCTCCGCTGGATTACATCACGGGTTCCGGGCGTGAAATTGATACGGAATATTTTATGTCGAACAACTTTGCGTTCGGCGGCATAAATACTTCGCTTATCTTCAAACGCGTTTAA
- a CDS encoding TIGR01212 family radical SAM protein (This family includes YhcC from E. coli K-12, an uncharacterized radical SAM protein.): MHYKPYRELLLELFPNYLKVRKLPLNGGMSCPNLDGTKGFSGCSYCNNRSFSPVFDEAKVSIQEQLEKYVPKLRDKYPNAGILAYLQPYTNTHAPLEHLREIINPIIKHKEIAGLAIGTRPDCLEDEKIEYLAELNRKKPIIVEIGLQTANDLTLAGINRRHTLAEFEDAVKRCQAAGLTVTTHVIVGLPGEKMEDFKHTAQVVHDLKLAAVKIHPLHIVVGTVMAQDYANGEVKLLSFEEYCEAVTEMIKIIGKDIAIERFSGESPSELLIAPNWCGERDKIIATVEKLLDSH; this comes from the coding sequence ATGCATTACAAACCTTATCGCGAATTACTTTTGGAACTGTTCCCCAATTACCTCAAGGTGCGCAAACTCCCGCTCAATGGCGGCATGAGTTGCCCGAACCTCGACGGAACTAAGGGATTTTCGGGTTGCAGCTACTGCAACAACCGCAGCTTTAGCCCTGTTTTTGACGAGGCTAAAGTCTCGATTCAGGAACAGCTCGAAAAGTACGTTCCGAAGCTTCGCGACAAGTATCCGAATGCGGGCATCCTCGCCTACTTGCAGCCGTACACGAATACGCACGCGCCGCTTGAACATCTGCGCGAAATCATCAATCCGATTATTAAGCATAAAGAAATTGCAGGGCTTGCGATTGGTACACGCCCAGATTGCCTTGAAGACGAAAAGATTGAATACCTTGCGGAACTCAACCGCAAAAAGCCGATTATCGTTGAAATCGGGCTCCAAACCGCAAACGACTTGACGCTTGCAGGCATCAACCGCAGGCACACGCTTGCGGAATTTGAAGACGCCGTAAAGCGTTGCCAAGCGGCAGGCCTTACGGTAACGACGCATGTGATTGTCGGGCTCCCTGGCGAAAAGATGGAAGACTTTAAGCACACGGCACAAGTCGTTCACGATTTGAAACTTGCAGCTGTCAAAATCCACCCATTACACATTGTGGTCGGCACGGTCATGGCTCAGGATTACGCCAATGGCGAAGTCAAATTGCTCTCGTTCGAGGAATACTGCGAAGCGGTTACCGAGATGATCAAGATTATTGGCAAGGATATCGCGATTGAGCGATTCAGCGGCGAAAGCCCGAGCGAGCTCTTGATTGCACCGAACTGGTGCGGGGAACGCGACAAGATTATTGCTACAGTCGAAAAATTGTTAGATAGTCATTAG
- a CDS encoding thioester dehydrase: protein MTEVFDTKDLVSELVPHKGKMLLLDRVRDYDLKENSITTEIDIARDNMFYEDELGGVPVWVAFEYMAQSVSALSGICGRAKGEKPKTGFIMSVSGFKADVPVFKEGETVVVNVLENIRMDKAVTFEGSATVNGTLAVTAKLNTVEVDDPKSSLNLN, encoded by the coding sequence ATGACAGAAGTTTTTGATACAAAAGATTTAGTCAGTGAACTTGTGCCGCACAAGGGCAAAATGCTTTTGCTCGACCGCGTACGCGATTACGATTTGAAAGAAAATTCTATCACGACTGAAATCGATATCGCTCGTGATAACATGTTCTATGAAGACGAGCTTGGTGGTGTGCCCGTGTGGGTTGCTTTTGAATATATGGCTCAAAGCGTTTCGGCGTTGTCAGGAATTTGTGGCCGTGCCAAAGGCGAAAAACCAAAGACCGGTTTTATCATGAGCGTGAGTGGCTTCAAGGCCGACGTCCCTGTTTTTAAGGAGGGCGAAACCGTTGTGGTCAACGTTCTTGAGAACATCCGTATGGACAAGGCGGTGACTTTTGAAGGTTCAGCAACGGTCAACGGAACGCTTGCGGTAACGGCGAAACTCAATACGGTCGAAGTCGATGACCCTAAAAGTTCGTTAAATTTAAATTGA